The Petrocella atlantisensis genome has a window encoding:
- a CDS encoding histidine phosphatase family protein, translating to MRFIFLRHPETTANVKNLIYGKTDFPYTKRGQQQFEEALVNIERFRFDKIMTSPLRRAYELASAIALKTNKELTVHEALEEMNFGIFEGLTEDEAKIKHPDLHKEFAESFETTLFPEGESFDVFKKRVEGFVNHYKQSEVDCLVVSHGGFIRTALELLLDNTSGFSWHLEIGNCSIIEIHTGEGQPSIIKNILNP from the coding sequence ATGCGGTTTATATTTTTACGACATCCTGAAACAACAGCAAATGTGAAAAATCTAATATATGGGAAAACAGATTTTCCTTATACAAAAAGAGGGCAGCAACAATTCGAGGAAGCTCTAGTTAATATTGAACGGTTTAGGTTTGATAAAATCATGACCAGCCCTCTTAGGCGGGCCTATGAATTAGCAAGTGCGATTGCTTTAAAAACAAATAAGGAACTGACGGTACATGAAGCATTGGAAGAAATGAATTTTGGTATATTCGAAGGCTTGACAGAGGATGAAGCGAAGATTAAACATCCGGACCTTCATAAGGAATTTGCTGAAAGTTTTGAGACAACTTTATTTCCGGAAGGTGAGAGCTTTGATGTTTTCAAGAAGCGTGTGGAAGGTTTTGTGAATCATTACAAGCAATCTGAGGTGGATTGTCTGGTTGTAAGCCATGGGGGCTTCATTCGCACCGCGTTAGAATTATTGCTTGACAACACATCCGGGTTTTCCTGGCATTTAGAAATAGGTAACTGTTCGATTATTGAAATTCATACTGGAGAAGGTCAACCATCCATCATTAAAAATATATTGAACCCATAA
- the leuC gene encoding 3-isopropylmalate dehydratase large subunit: protein MDSIKCKRLVFKGITMDERMITMSGKTIYEKIWANHLVDQETGKPGILYIDLHLLHEVTSPQAFEGLRLSNRQVRRPNLSFATMDHNVPTKDRYNITDPISKVQIETLEKNCAEFGVTLYGLDSPDQGIVHVIGPELGLTHPGKTIVCGDSHTATHGAFGALAFGIGTSEVEHVLSTQCLQQSKSKTMNVKVLGRLGYGVTAKDVILGIISQYGTDFGTGHVVEFTGEAIRQMTMEERMTICNMAIEAGARAGLISPDDTTFNYLKGRQHAPKGDAFEDAVVTWRALASDDDAVYDATLEFDLNVLEPQVTWGTSPSMGASISDVVPSPSDFESADDQKSCENALEYMGLTSGTPMSDIKIDYAFIGSCTNGRIEDLRAAAKVAKGRKVAEGVTALVVPGSQKVKLAAEAEGLDKIFIEAGFEWRESGCSMCLAMNPDYLQPKERCASTSNRNFEGRQGRGGRTHLVSPAMATAAAIYGHFVDVRKIEALEA from the coding sequence ATGGATAGTATAAAATGTAAACGTCTTGTATTTAAAGGCATTACAATGGATGAAAGGATGATTACTATGTCAGGCAAAACTATTTATGAAAAGATTTGGGCCAACCACCTTGTGGATCAAGAAACTGGCAAACCAGGAATATTATACATCGATCTTCACTTATTACATGAGGTGACTTCGCCTCAAGCTTTTGAAGGTTTAAGACTTTCCAACCGTCAGGTCCGAAGACCTAACCTATCATTTGCAACCATGGACCACAATGTTCCCACAAAAGATCGATATAACATTACAGATCCAATATCAAAAGTACAAATCGAGACCTTGGAAAAAAATTGCGCCGAATTTGGCGTAACCTTATATGGACTCGACAGCCCTGATCAAGGCATCGTTCATGTTATTGGACCCGAACTGGGCTTAACCCATCCGGGAAAAACCATCGTTTGTGGCGACAGTCATACGGCTACCCACGGTGCTTTCGGTGCCTTAGCTTTTGGTATTGGTACTAGTGAAGTGGAACATGTCTTATCCACCCAGTGTTTACAACAATCCAAATCCAAAACCATGAATGTCAAAGTACTTGGTCGTCTTGGATATGGCGTAACAGCAAAAGATGTTATTCTTGGCATTATCAGCCAATATGGTACAGATTTTGGAACCGGTCATGTTGTTGAATTCACAGGTGAGGCCATCCGACAAATGACTATGGAAGAACGTATGACCATCTGCAATATGGCCATAGAAGCAGGTGCAAGAGCAGGCCTCATCTCCCCTGATGATACCACTTTCAATTATTTAAAAGGACGTCAACATGCACCTAAAGGTGACGCTTTTGAAGATGCTGTTGTTACTTGGCGCGCTTTGGCTTCAGATGATGATGCGGTATACGATGCGACTTTGGAATTTGATTTGAATGTTTTGGAACCCCAAGTCACTTGGGGTACTAGCCCTTCAATGGGTGCCAGTATTAGTGATGTGGTTCCATCTCCTAGTGATTTTGAGTCTGCAGATGATCAAAAATCTTGTGAAAATGCCCTTGAGTATATGGGCCTTACCTCCGGCACACCAATGTCGGATATTAAAATCGATTACGCTTTCATCGGTTCCTGTACAAACGGGCGTATAGAAGACCTTCGTGCAGCTGCTAAAGTAGCCAAAGGTCGCAAAGTAGCTGAGGGTGTTACGGCACTTGTGGTTCCCGGCTCACAAAAAGTCAAGCTTGCTGCTGAGGCCGAAGGGCTTGACAAGATTTTTATAGAAGCCGGTTTTGAATGGCGTGAATCCGGATGTAGTATGTGCTTGGCCATGAACCCGGATTACTTGCAACCAAAAGAACGTTGTGCTTCAACATCTAACCGTAACTTTGAAGGCCGACAAGGCAGAGGTGGTCGAACCCATTTGGTATCCCCTGCTATGGCCACCGCTGCAGCTATTTATGGCCACTTTGTTGATGTCAGAAAAATCGAAGCATTAGAAGCTTAA
- a CDS encoding aminotransferase class I/II-fold pyridoxal phosphate-dependent enzyme, with the protein MLKHGGCAKGIIDFSININPCVTQKLLMPYVEKAVDEVGRYPDIQGNSLVKKIAEVENVAADHIIVGNGASDCLYTCARALKPQTVLIIEPTFTEYRRAFEVVGSHVLSLTIDLSDQQGIIEEKLIHQIKKIKGDMVILCNPNNPTGAVYSEAFIEQMIKIQAAHKGFVLLDASFRQFEGLSTYFNEKRWNLIELMSLTKYYGVPGLRCGYLMATKSVIMAMKEEQVPWSVNGLTLEIMPGLMADMTLVKATQEWYAAEKSKIEKALIDLSFVKPMKSHANFICCRLSNVSAYTLNKWLGHQESPMALRTCEDFVGMGDDFIRIGLKSALNNDQLIEALIRYEEEVYG; encoded by the coding sequence ATGTTAAAACATGGTGGTTGTGCAAAAGGTATCATAGATTTTAGTATTAATATTAATCCTTGTGTCACCCAAAAACTACTCATGCCTTATGTGGAAAAGGCAGTGGATGAGGTTGGTCGATATCCGGATATCCAGGGCAATAGCCTAGTAAAGAAAATAGCTGAGGTAGAAAATGTGGCAGCCGATCATATTATCGTAGGTAACGGTGCCAGTGACTGCCTTTATACATGTGCTAGAGCCCTAAAGCCACAAACAGTGCTCATCATTGAACCGACCTTTACTGAGTATAGACGGGCCTTTGAAGTGGTTGGTAGTCATGTCCTTTCATTAACGATAGACTTATCGGATCAACAAGGTATTATAGAAGAAAAATTAATACACCAGATTAAAAAAATAAAAGGTGATATGGTGATATTATGTAACCCGAACAATCCGACTGGTGCTGTATATAGTGAAGCATTTATAGAACAAATGATAAAAATACAGGCGGCACACAAAGGTTTTGTGCTTTTAGACGCTTCCTTTAGACAATTTGAAGGATTATCAACTTATTTCAATGAAAAACGCTGGAATTTGATTGAACTTATGTCTTTGACAAAATACTATGGTGTTCCGGGATTGCGATGTGGTTACTTGATGGCTACCAAGTCAGTGATTATGGCTATGAAAGAAGAACAAGTTCCATGGTCGGTCAACGGTCTAACACTTGAGATTATGCCTGGGCTTATGGCGGATATGACACTGGTTAAGGCAACACAAGAATGGTATGCTGCAGAAAAAAGTAAGATAGAAAAGGCTTTGATAGATTTATCCTTTGTCAAACCCATGAAAAGTCATGCTAATTTTATATGCTGCAGATTATCAAATGTATCTGCTTATACTTTAAATAAATGGTTAGGCCATCAAGAATCGCCAATGGCCCTTCGGACTTGTGAAGATTTTGTGGGAATGGGCGATGATTTTATTCGAATTGGTCTTAAAAGTGCGCTTAACAATGACCAACTCATTGAAGCGCTCATACGTTATGAGGAGGAAGTTTATGGGTAA
- the leuD gene encoding 3-isopropylmalate dehydratase small subunit, with the protein MEPYKKINGIVMPIDRTNIDTDAIIPKQFLKRIERSGFGQYVFYEFRYDEKNQPIEDSIFNMPRYEGASVLISRANFGCGSSREHAPWALEDYGFKVIIAPSYADIFHNNCFNNGILPIELDNSMMDVLFEKTYAKEGYKLEVDLEAQTIKDNDGLEIKFDINPFHKHKLLNGLDDIGLTLLKEDKILKYEKEHHLV; encoded by the coding sequence ATGGAACCCTATAAAAAAATTAATGGCATTGTTATGCCAATCGATCGAACCAATATAGACACGGATGCCATCATCCCTAAACAATTCCTAAAACGCATTGAGCGCAGCGGTTTTGGCCAGTATGTTTTTTATGAGTTTAGATACGATGAGAAAAATCAACCGATTGAAGATTCCATCTTTAATATGCCAAGATATGAAGGCGCTTCTGTTTTAATTTCCAGAGCCAATTTTGGTTGCGGTTCTTCCAGAGAGCATGCACCGTGGGCCCTTGAAGACTACGGTTTTAAAGTCATTATCGCTCCGAGTTATGCGGATATCTTTCATAATAATTGTTTTAACAATGGTATTCTTCCAATAGAACTAGATAACAGCATGATGGATGTTCTATTTGAAAAAACCTATGCAAAAGAAGGCTATAAGTTGGAAGTGGATCTTGAAGCACAAACCATCAAAGACAATGACGGGTTAGAAATCAAGTTTGATATAAACCCTTTCCACAAACATAAGTTGTTAAATGGCCTTGATGATATCGGACTCACTTTACTAAAAGAAGATAAGATTCTAAAGTATGAGAAGGAACATCATCTGGTATAA
- a CDS encoding FecCD family ABC transporter permease: MRKSLTNINFIIAMALLFLTIAITATMGSANISLGDFIGTIFSKLPIVGSHFETIGSYETIIFNLRLPRIILALLAGMGLSVTGCVFQGVFSNPMAEPYLLGVSSGAAFGATLAAIMEIQMRFLSFTTVSLFAFVGAITVMLLIYKLAVIKGELPVSVLLLSGLAVNYFLSALITLIMTFNQEQVESVYFWTLGSFKNASWDKVSLVCLVVGISILYIYKHSGELDMIMMGDEQAKSVGVEVDKLKKRLLIVSSLVAAVIVASSGIIGFVGLIIPHGVRLITGPSHRRLMPMAAISGGIFLIICDTIARVTLNNKELSVGIITALFGVPFFLWLLYKHRKLVG; encoded by the coding sequence ATGAGAAAATCATTAACAAACATTAATTTCATAATTGCAATGGCTCTACTGTTTCTGACCATAGCCATTACAGCTACTATGGGGAGTGCAAACATATCCCTTGGGGATTTTATAGGAACCATTTTTAGTAAATTGCCTATTGTCGGATCGCATTTTGAAACCATAGGCAGTTATGAAACCATTATCTTTAATCTTAGGTTGCCTAGAATCATACTGGCCCTTCTTGCTGGCATGGGCCTTTCAGTGACTGGGTGTGTGTTTCAAGGTGTGTTTTCTAACCCTATGGCAGAGCCGTATTTACTGGGTGTTTCTTCAGGCGCAGCATTTGGTGCCACCCTTGCTGCTATCATGGAGATACAAATGCGTTTTTTATCCTTTACGACGGTTTCTCTTTTTGCATTTGTAGGTGCTATAACGGTAATGCTCCTAATTTACAAATTAGCGGTCATAAAAGGAGAGCTACCGGTTTCAGTGTTGTTATTATCCGGTTTGGCGGTCAACTACTTTCTAAGTGCCCTTATTACACTTATTATGACTTTTAATCAAGAACAAGTTGAATCTGTATATTTTTGGACTTTAGGTAGTTTTAAGAATGCTTCATGGGACAAGGTGTCTCTTGTATGTTTGGTTGTTGGCATAAGTATTTTATATATCTACAAGCACAGTGGTGAATTGGATATGATTATGATGGGGGATGAACAGGCAAAATCCGTTGGTGTAGAGGTTGATAAGCTTAAAAAACGGCTTTTAATTGTAAGCTCTTTGGTTGCAGCCGTGATCGTTGCTTCCAGTGGGATCATCGGTTTCGTGGGTCTTATAATTCCTCATGGTGTAAGGTTGATTACCGGTCCAAGTCATAGAAGGCTGATGCCTATGGCGGCCATAAGTGGCGGTATATTCTTAATTATTTGTGATACCATTGCAAGAGTAACGTTAAACAATAAAGAACTATCTGTAGGTATCATAACAGCTTTGTTCGGTGTGCCTTTCTTCCTATGGCTTCTGTACAAACATCGAAAGTTGGTGGGCTAA
- the cobS gene encoding adenosylcobinamide-GDP ribazoletransferase produces the protein MKSFIMMLTYITRIPFPIKLEYDEKTFVKGLYAMPIIGLFIGMVMAGAMWIMKDQMPQVKAFVMILIYLAMVGGLHLDGLADYIDGIFSGRTKDRILEIMSDSRIGSFGVIGLCLYFIGMYTGLQYSSWQVVLLAPVVARVMAIWVIGFGTYAKKDGMGKGLIDYGRPWHGLCMLMILTAVVFIWQPILIKYVFMILFGTVLLLRWTTKQMGGITGDVIGAVIESTQVFWLLSIVLIGG, from the coding sequence ATGAAATCTTTTATTATGATGTTAACCTACATTACCAGAATACCCTTTCCTATCAAGTTGGAATATGATGAAAAGACATTTGTCAAAGGTCTATACGCTATGCCGATTATTGGTCTCTTTATTGGTATGGTCATGGCGGGCGCTATGTGGATCATGAAAGATCAGATGCCTCAAGTGAAGGCTTTTGTAATGATACTTATTTACCTAGCTATGGTGGGGGGACTTCATCTAGATGGTTTGGCGGACTATATAGATGGTATTTTTAGTGGTAGAACCAAAGACAGAATACTGGAGATTATGAGTGACAGTCGTATCGGTAGCTTTGGTGTTATTGGCCTGTGCTTATACTTTATAGGTATGTATACGGGGTTACAATACTCAAGTTGGCAAGTTGTTTTATTAGCCCCTGTAGTAGCCAGAGTCATGGCAATATGGGTGATTGGTTTTGGCACCTATGCGAAAAAGGACGGCATGGGCAAAGGGTTAATTGACTATGGTAGACCCTGGCATGGTCTTTGTATGTTAATGATATTGACAGCGGTTGTATTCATTTGGCAACCCATTCTTATAAAGTACGTTTTTATGATACTGTTTGGAACAGTTTTATTGCTACGATGGACGACCAAACAGATGGGCGGGATTACAGGTGATGTTATTGGAGCGGTAATTGAAAGTACACAAGTTTTTTGGTTATTATCTATTGTGTTGATTGGAGGTTAA
- a CDS encoding ECF transporter S component, whose product MKIRTKDLVTTGLMIAMAAVLAQFPIYGSIAFDALPAFLTAVMIGPALGGIVGSIAHLLVAMFTGFPLTLPLHLLIAVMMFVSCFIYGKVRQDYNRYLAIALGIIINGPVSLGFISIFAKVLGMPFSGMVMFTTLLLPLLIGATINIVVADMVYGIIKEKIQIKA is encoded by the coding sequence ATGAAAATAAGAACGAAGGATTTGGTAACAACAGGACTTATGATTGCTATGGCAGCCGTACTGGCTCAGTTCCCGATTTATGGTAGTATTGCCTTTGATGCCCTACCGGCTTTTTTAACAGCAGTCATGATTGGCCCGGCGCTTGGTGGTATAGTAGGGTCCATTGCTCATTTACTGGTAGCGATGTTTACAGGTTTCCCATTGACTTTACCCCTTCATTTGCTTATTGCAGTGATGATGTTTGTGAGCTGTTTTATTTATGGTAAGGTACGTCAAGATTATAATAGATATTTGGCGATAGCTTTGGGCATAATTATAAATGGGCCGGTTTCACTCGGCTTTATATCCATATTTGCTAAGGTACTTGGTATGCCTTTTTCAGGGATGGTCATGTTCACGACCCTACTTTTACCTTTATTGATAGGTGCAACAATCAATATCGTGGTAGCGGACATGGTATATGGCATCATCAAAGAAAAAATACAAATAAAAGCTTGA
- a CDS encoding ABC transporter substrate-binding protein: protein MISKISRSIFIMIALMLLLAACAQEDVSIEENKTAPISNEGALEQYPMTIMDKYGDSVVIEAAPDTLMSLSPEITEIIFALNAGDLMIGRSTYCDYPIETEEIQDFGTLFDLNIESIVEANPDVLFLSSMASEELASNLKNQGITVVILDKDSTLEGTYEYFQIVGQIINRSDEAKVLEEKVGEQIEAVKVAVDGLTPPTVYYVVHAAEGVDTTATGETFIHDMITLAGGDNVAKDGSDWMYSLEKIVEKNPYIMLCSKYWDTKASIVTLEGYKDLEAIKEDRLYEVDENMIVRQGPRIGEAIEVMARIFHPEAF from the coding sequence ATGATAAGCAAAATATCAAGAAGTATATTCATTATGATAGCACTTATGTTATTATTAGCGGCTTGTGCCCAAGAGGATGTGTCAATAGAGGAAAATAAGACAGCACCAATATCAAATGAGGGTGCTTTAGAGCAATACCCAATGACCATTATGGATAAGTATGGTGATTCTGTGGTTATTGAAGCGGCACCGGATACGTTGATGTCTTTGTCACCTGAGATTACAGAAATAATATTTGCATTAAATGCCGGTGATCTTATGATTGGTCGCTCAACATATTGTGATTATCCTATAGAAACTGAAGAAATTCAAGATTTCGGAACACTATTTGACTTAAATATAGAAAGTATTGTAGAAGCGAATCCGGATGTACTCTTTCTTTCATCCATGGCCTCTGAGGAATTGGCTTCAAACCTTAAGAATCAGGGCATTACTGTGGTTATATTGGATAAAGATAGTACACTTGAAGGTACCTATGAATATTTTCAAATCGTGGGACAGATTATTAACAGAAGCGATGAAGCCAAGGTATTAGAAGAAAAAGTTGGGGAACAGATTGAGGCGGTCAAAGTGGCCGTAGATGGCTTAACACCACCTACGGTTTACTATGTTGTTCATGCTGCTGAAGGGGTAGATACAACAGCTACAGGCGAAACCTTTATTCACGATATGATTACGTTAGCTGGTGGGGACAATGTGGCCAAAGATGGGTCGGACTGGATGTATAGTCTAGAAAAAATTGTTGAAAAAAATCCCTATATTATGTTATGTTCCAAATATTGGGATACAAAAGCCAGCATTGTAACGCTTGAAGGTTACAAAGATCTGGAGGCGATTAAAGAAGATCGTTTATATGAGGTCGATGAGAATATGATTGTAAGACAGGGGCCAAGAATAGGGGAAGCTATTGAAGTTATGGCACGCATATTCCATCCGGAGGCATTCTAG
- a CDS encoding ABC transporter ATP-binding protein: protein MASVQTSKVGGLMGYEVPLQVKNLSFAYDKQDVLHQVEGDFYQGTFYGIAGPNGSGKSTWLKLMAGLNNCPHNRIHIFGQDIHKMPRMTLAKKISFVPQMFNMKYAFTVEEVIMMGRYPYTNRMTNITQEDYDKVEKTLFETNLMSLRNRHVNELSGGELQRVVIARAIAQDTDIILLDEPISHLDVHYQFEIIALLKEICRNQNKIVISVLHDLNITMNHCDHIFLMKEGRIIKQGEPLKILTEENIDEVYNLKVNMLINHDKKWITW from the coding sequence ATGGCTTCTGTACAAACATCGAAAGTTGGTGGGCTAATGGGTTATGAAGTACCCTTACAAGTTAAAAACTTAAGCTTTGCCTATGACAAGCAAGATGTGTTGCACCAGGTTGAGGGTGATTTTTACCAAGGTACATTTTATGGTATTGCCGGTCCAAACGGTTCGGGAAAATCCACCTGGCTGAAGCTTATGGCCGGTCTAAACAATTGCCCACACAACCGTATTCATATTTTTGGGCAAGATATCCATAAGATGCCAAGAATGACATTGGCAAAAAAAATCAGTTTTGTACCTCAAATGTTTAACATGAAGTATGCGTTTACAGTAGAGGAAGTCATCATGATGGGTCGATATCCCTATACAAACAGGATGACCAATATCACCCAAGAAGATTACGACAAAGTTGAAAAGACCCTTTTTGAAACAAATCTGATGTCTCTAAGAAACAGGCATGTTAATGAGTTGAGTGGTGGTGAGCTTCAAAGAGTGGTCATAGCAAGAGCCATTGCTCAAGATACGGATATCATTCTTCTAGATGAACCTATTTCTCATCTAGATGTTCATTATCAGTTTGAAATTATAGCTTTATTGAAAGAAATCTGCAGAAATCAGAACAAAATCGTCATATCCGTTTTACATGATTTGAATATTACCATGAACCATTGCGACCATATTTTTCTAATGAAAGAGGGTCGAATTATTAAGCAAGGGGAACCTCTTAAAATACTAACAGAAGAGAATATAGATGAGGTCTATAACTTGAAAGTGAATATGCTGATTAATCATGATAAGAAATGGATTACTTGGTAG
- the cobU gene encoding bifunctional adenosylcobinamide kinase/adenosylcobinamide-phosphate guanylyltransferase gives MGKIIMVTGGARSGKSAFAEKKVLEIGYKIGYMATAVVTDEDMAKRIEHHKASRPKEWPTFERYKAFEALKKDEDFLSCDTLIFDCVTTAVTSIMLDEPVDYDKDSQEIMDKVEILVKRELAALLDMVTVTGQNLVLVTNEVGLGIVPPYRLGSIFRDIAGRMNQYLASRADEVYFIVSGFPMTLKQS, from the coding sequence ATGGGTAAGATTATTATGGTGACCGGTGGGGCACGAAGTGGAAAATCCGCTTTCGCAGAGAAAAAAGTTCTAGAAATAGGCTATAAGATTGGATATATGGCGACGGCTGTCGTTACCGATGAGGATATGGCAAAGCGTATTGAGCACCATAAAGCTTCTAGACCAAAAGAATGGCCGACTTTTGAGCGGTATAAAGCGTTTGAAGCATTAAAAAAAGATGAAGATTTTTTGTCTTGTGATACATTGATTTTTGATTGTGTTACCACGGCCGTTACCAGCATCATGTTAGATGAGCCGGTTGACTATGACAAGGACAGTCAAGAAATTATGGACAAGGTTGAAATACTGGTGAAAAGAGAGTTAGCCGCTTTATTGGATATGGTGACGGTAACCGGACAGAATCTGGTTCTTGTGACCAATGAGGTGGGTCTTGGAATCGTACCACCGTATCGACTGGGCAGTATTTTTAGAGATATTGCAGGCAGAATGAATCAATATCTAGCAAGTAGAGCGGACGAAGTTTATTTTATTGTTTCTGGCTTTCCGATGACACTAAAACAAAGTTAA
- the cbiB gene encoding adenosylcobinamide-phosphate synthase CbiB, whose protein sequence is MKPVYILVAVTFLDYVIGDPPNWPHPIAYIGKLISWLEYRLRKYGLATKIGGFILFLLTVLITLSILTLIIGLSAVGGKIVESIVLVYFLTSALAATCLKKEVMKVASALENGTIEESRLALSYLVGRDTQALTHEGIIRGTVETTAENTIDGVIAPIFYMVLGLILGCPVQMVFLYKTINTLDSMVGYIQEPYTHIGYVSAKMDDLVNLIPARLGSLLMLLSGFILKLDVGQGLRIWKRDCGKHKSPNAGYPESVVAGLLGIRLGGTHTYFSQVLEKPIIGDSIREIEVHDIKTTTQIMYVSEGLLILLSSGLLLLIS, encoded by the coding sequence ATGAAACCAGTATATATTTTAGTAGCGGTTACATTTTTAGACTATGTGATTGGAGACCCACCCAATTGGCCCCACCCTATTGCATATATTGGAAAGCTCATCTCATGGCTTGAGTATCGGCTAAGAAAGTATGGTTTGGCAACGAAGATTGGCGGTTTTATTCTTTTTCTTTTAACAGTTTTAATAACATTAAGCATCCTAACACTTATAATAGGCCTATCCGCTGTAGGAGGTAAGATTGTTGAAAGTATTGTCCTTGTATATTTTTTAACATCAGCACTTGCGGCTACTTGTTTGAAAAAAGAAGTCATGAAGGTGGCCAGTGCACTAGAAAATGGTACGATTGAGGAGAGTCGTCTAGCCCTTTCCTACTTAGTGGGTCGAGACACACAAGCATTAACTCATGAAGGGATTATAAGAGGCACTGTAGAAACTACGGCTGAAAATACCATTGACGGTGTCATTGCCCCGATTTTTTATATGGTCTTGGGTTTAATCTTAGGTTGTCCGGTACAAATGGTATTTTTATATAAAACCATCAATACATTAGATTCAATGGTTGGATATATACAAGAGCCTTATACACATATCGGTTATGTTTCAGCAAAAATGGATGATTTGGTGAATTTGATTCCGGCAAGACTTGGGAGTCTCTTGATGCTATTATCCGGTTTTATTCTTAAATTGGATGTGGGACAAGGTCTAAGAATATGGAAAAGGGATTGCGGAAAACACAAAAGTCCTAATGCCGGGTATCCGGAATCCGTGGTTGCCGGACTCCTAGGTATTCGTCTTGGTGGGACCCATACCTATTTTTCTCAAGTTCTTGAAAAACCGATAATTGGTGATTCAATCAGAGAAATAGAGGTACATGACATCAAGACGACCACCCAAATTATGTATGTTTCAGAAGGGTTACTCATTCTATTAAGTAGTGGATTGTTGTTGTTAATAAGTTAG